The following coding sequences are from one Diospyros lotus cultivar Yz01 chromosome 7, ASM1463336v1, whole genome shotgun sequence window:
- the LOC127805522 gene encoding uncharacterized protein LOC127805522, which produces MKGAGSSSKKRKWDAGSKSSGLPQCRQYEQRHQGQCRDVRRDVCYCCGQPRHLKRDCPQGPKPATGQDIICFRYGQRGHRANVCTQPAQIGGLRTGGVGPRQFAPRAQGPGEGVCSDSRRGN; this is translated from the coding sequence ATGAAGGGCGCAGGGAGCAGCAGTAAGAAGAGAAAATGGGATGCGGGTAGTAAGAGTTCAGGGCTTCCACAGTGCCGGCAGTACGAGCAGAGACACCAGGGGCAGTGTCGAGATGTACGTCGGGACGTGTGTTATTGTTGTGGTCAGCCGAGACATTTGAAGAGGGACTGTCCACAGGGGCCTAAACCGGCTACAGGGCAGGATATTATTTGCTTTCGCTATGGACAGAGGGGCCATCGAGCGAACGTGTGCACCCAGCCAGCACAGATTGGAGGGCTACGGACTGGAGGTGTAGGGCCCAGACAATTTGCACCTAGGGCGCAGGGTCCAGGGGAAGGCGTTTGCAGTGACAGCCGCCGAGGCAACTGA
- the LOC127806299 gene encoding uncharacterized protein LOC127806299 isoform X1: MTGKPRSTAPEMSAEALSASGRTAEKMSLPALQSKMKCDPEGYEKELTILYDQFKSSLELFEQQVALSFTSISGIGSDPTIAKDLGDRAMFLAHVTPFYPKQLSLFPKQLADFLRSAARTLPSSLRCHVAQALILLINRKIVDTGETLALFMELQTFGDRALRKLAFSHVVHSIRRMNKKHKNEAKNRALQNILFSMLQQEDEAKAKRSLITLCDLHRRKVWFDDRTANAICTACFHPSSRIMIATLSFLLDYENIEEDDDCDGSSSEDDLAAQEPQVLLSREAIYKAHHKGTTSSKKKKKAKLQRVMRSMKRQQRESSESSNSNYYSPLNHLKDAQGFAEKLFSRLQTCNERFEVKMMMLKVIARTVGLHRLMLLNFYPFLQKYVQPHQRDVTNLLAAAVQACHDMVPPDAVEPLFKQIVNQFVHDRSRTEAIAVGLNVVREICVRIPLLMTEDLLQDLVLYKKSHEKPVSSAARSLITLFREVCPSLLIKKDRGRPADPKARPKAFGEANVASDIPGVELLQEDDDTNDDNEAGSTGDGDDFNDYELGNFSEDDRVISATEEDCDDNEEDGGEADDLETGSEDDSIQEYDEGAEDEDSDNSTENVCDLSDRDDVSADNHESSDADNDDREEEDKDEESTVLVEASDNQLGVKVSNAQKRKFSDFDGQLNVADTSLRALKRLAEAKRHHLASDKSDGILSNEDFQRIKELKAKKEARSALTQHGLLRKGSDANTAFKVPSSDQLSVMRVDPAKLEAHIKKKLSKEERLALVRAGREERGKYQARTALKQKKTGGLSNRQKEHKKAMPIAAKRMKVARSRQDKKKKQNRSGKQFRGKKGWK; encoded by the exons ATGACAGGAAAACCTCGCTCCACCGCACCAGAGATGTCGGCGGAGGCTCTGTCCGCCTCCGGTCGCACCGCAGAGAAGATGAGTCTGCCGGCACTGCAGTCGAAGATGAAGTGCGATCCTGAAGGGTACGAAAAGGAGCTTACCATCCTCTACGACCAATTCAAATCATCCCTCGAACTCTTTGAGCAACAGGTCGCTCTAAGCTTCACCTCCATCAGCGGTATCGGAAGCGACCCTACTATCGCGAAGGACCTAGGAGACCGAGCCATGTTCCTGGCACACGTGACCCCGTTTTACCCTAAACAGCTCTCACTGTTCCCCAAACAATTGGCCGATTTCCTTCGCTCTGCGGCCCGGACACTACCGTCGTCGCTTCGGTGCCATGTAGCACAAGCTTTGATTCTTCTCATTAATCGCAAG ATAGTTGATACTGGGGAGACCCTTGCATTGTTCATGGAGCTCCAGACATTCGGTGACAGGGCTTTAAGAAAGTTGGCATTCTCACATGTTGTTCACAGTATTAGGCGTATGAACAAGAAGCACAAAAATGAAGCTAAAAATCGGGCTCTTCAGAATATATTGTTTTCTATGCTGCAG CAAGAAGATGAAGCAAAAGCGAAAAGATCACTCATCACTTTATGTGATCTTCATAGGAGAAAGGTGTGGTTTGATGATAGGACCGCCAATGCAATATGTACTGCatgttttcatccatcttcaaG GATCATGATTGCCACTCTATCATTTCTTCTTGATTATGAGAACatcgaagaagatgatgattgTGATGGTTCAAGCAGTGAAGATGATTTGGCTGCTCAAGAGCCACAAGTTCTTCTTAGCAGGGAGGCTATATATAAG GCACACCATAAAGGTACAACTTctagcaagaagaagaagaaagcaaaattGCAGCGTGTCATGAGGAGCATGAAAAGGCAGCAGCGTGAGTCATCAGAAAGTAGTAATTCAAACTACTATTCACCACTTAACCATCTGAAAGATGCCCAG GGATTTGCTGAGAAGCTGTTTTCTCGCCTTCAAACTTGTAATGAACGGTTTGAG GTTAAGATGATGATGTTGAAAGTAATTGCTCGAACTGTTGGCCTTCACCGCTTGATGTTATTGAACTTCTATCCTTTCCTTCAGAAATATGTTCAG CCCCATCAACGCGATGTCACAAATTTACTTGCAGCAGCTGTTCAAGCTTGTCATGATATG GTGCCGCCAGATGCAGTTGAACCTCTATTCAAACAGATAGTCAATCAATTTGTACATGATCGTTCTCGGACAGAG GCAATTGCTGTTGGACTGAATGTTGTGAGAGAGATATGTGTCCGTATACCCTTG TTGATGACTGAAGATTTACTGCAAGATCTCGTCTTatataagaagtcacatgagaAGCCTGTTTCATCAGCTGCTCGTTCACTTATTACATTATTCAGAGAG GTTTGCCCATCACTTCTTATTAAGAAGGACCGTGGCCGTCCTGCTGATCCAAAGGCACGGCCAAAAGCATTTGGGGAAGCGAATGTTGCTAGTGATATCCCTGGTGTGGAATTATTACAAGAAGATGATGATACTAATGATGACAATGAAGCTGGTAGTACTGGTGATGGGGATGATTTCAATGACTATGAACTTGGTAATTTTTCTGAAGATGATAGAGTGATAAGTGCCACAGAAGAGGATTGTGATGATAATGAAGAGGATGGTGGTGAAGCTGATGATTTGGAAACTGGAAGTGAGGATGATAGTATACAAGAATATGATGAAGGAGCTGAAGATGAAGATAGTGATAATAGTACTGAAAATGTCTGTGATTTGAGTGACAGGGATGACGTAAGTGCTGATAACCATGAAAGTAGTGATGCTGATAATGATGATAGGGAAGAAGAGGACAAAGATGAAGAATCCACGGTTTTGGTTGAAGCTAGTGACAATCAGCTTGGAGTTAAAGTATCTAATGCACAGAAGAGGAAGTTTTCTGATTTTGATGGACAGCTGAATGTTGCCGATACAAGCCTTCGGGCTTTAAAGAGGTTAGCAGAAGCAAAGAGGCACCATTTGGCATCAGACAAATCAGATGGTATCCTTTCCAACGAGGACTTCCAAAGAATCAAAGAACTAAAG GCAAAGAAAGAAGCGAGGAGTGCGTTGACTCAACATGGATTATTAAGAAAGGGATCAGATGCCAATACAGCTTTTAAAGTTCCAAGTTCTGATCAGCTAAGTGTTATGAGGGTTGATCCTGCCAAACTTGAA GCCCACATAAAGAAGAAGCTAAGCAAGGAGGAAAGACTGGCATTGGTAAGAGCAGGAAGGGAAGAGAGAGGGAAGTACCAGGCTCGAACAGCTCTCAAACAAAAAAAG ACGGGTGGTTTGAGCAATCGGCAGAAGGAGCACAAGAAGGCCATGCCGATTGCTGCAAAGAGAATGAAGGTGGCAAGATCTCGgcaagataaaaagaaaaaacagaatCGTTCCGGCAAACAGTTTCGCGGGAAGAAAGGATGGAAATGA
- the LOC127806299 gene encoding uncharacterized protein LOC127806299 isoform X2, which produces MELQTFGDRALRKLAFSHVVHSIRRMNKKHKNEAKNRALQNILFSMLQQEDEAKAKRSLITLCDLHRRKVWFDDRTANAICTACFHPSSRIMIATLSFLLDYENIEEDDDCDGSSSEDDLAAQEPQVLLSREAIYKAHHKGTTSSKKKKKAKLQRVMRSMKRQQRESSESSNSNYYSPLNHLKDAQGFAEKLFSRLQTCNERFEVKMMMLKVIARTVGLHRLMLLNFYPFLQKYVQPHQRDVTNLLAAAVQACHDMVPPDAVEPLFKQIVNQFVHDRSRTEAIAVGLNVVREICVRIPLLMTEDLLQDLVLYKKSHEKPVSSAARSLITLFREVCPSLLIKKDRGRPADPKARPKAFGEANVASDIPGVELLQEDDDTNDDNEAGSTGDGDDFNDYELGNFSEDDRVISATEEDCDDNEEDGGEADDLETGSEDDSIQEYDEGAEDEDSDNSTENVCDLSDRDDVSADNHESSDADNDDREEEDKDEESTVLVEASDNQLGVKVSNAQKRKFSDFDGQLNVADTSLRALKRLAEAKRHHLASDKSDGILSNEDFQRIKELKAKKEARSALTQHGLLRKGSDANTAFKVPSSDQLSVMRVDPAKLEAHIKKKLSKEERLALVRAGREERGKYQARTALKQKKTGGLSNRQKEHKKAMPIAAKRMKVARSRQDKKKKQNRSGKQFRGKKGWK; this is translated from the exons ATGGAGCTCCAGACATTCGGTGACAGGGCTTTAAGAAAGTTGGCATTCTCACATGTTGTTCACAGTATTAGGCGTATGAACAAGAAGCACAAAAATGAAGCTAAAAATCGGGCTCTTCAGAATATATTGTTTTCTATGCTGCAG CAAGAAGATGAAGCAAAAGCGAAAAGATCACTCATCACTTTATGTGATCTTCATAGGAGAAAGGTGTGGTTTGATGATAGGACCGCCAATGCAATATGTACTGCatgttttcatccatcttcaaG GATCATGATTGCCACTCTATCATTTCTTCTTGATTATGAGAACatcgaagaagatgatgattgTGATGGTTCAAGCAGTGAAGATGATTTGGCTGCTCAAGAGCCACAAGTTCTTCTTAGCAGGGAGGCTATATATAAG GCACACCATAAAGGTACAACTTctagcaagaagaagaagaaagcaaaattGCAGCGTGTCATGAGGAGCATGAAAAGGCAGCAGCGTGAGTCATCAGAAAGTAGTAATTCAAACTACTATTCACCACTTAACCATCTGAAAGATGCCCAG GGATTTGCTGAGAAGCTGTTTTCTCGCCTTCAAACTTGTAATGAACGGTTTGAG GTTAAGATGATGATGTTGAAAGTAATTGCTCGAACTGTTGGCCTTCACCGCTTGATGTTATTGAACTTCTATCCTTTCCTTCAGAAATATGTTCAG CCCCATCAACGCGATGTCACAAATTTACTTGCAGCAGCTGTTCAAGCTTGTCATGATATG GTGCCGCCAGATGCAGTTGAACCTCTATTCAAACAGATAGTCAATCAATTTGTACATGATCGTTCTCGGACAGAG GCAATTGCTGTTGGACTGAATGTTGTGAGAGAGATATGTGTCCGTATACCCTTG TTGATGACTGAAGATTTACTGCAAGATCTCGTCTTatataagaagtcacatgagaAGCCTGTTTCATCAGCTGCTCGTTCACTTATTACATTATTCAGAGAG GTTTGCCCATCACTTCTTATTAAGAAGGACCGTGGCCGTCCTGCTGATCCAAAGGCACGGCCAAAAGCATTTGGGGAAGCGAATGTTGCTAGTGATATCCCTGGTGTGGAATTATTACAAGAAGATGATGATACTAATGATGACAATGAAGCTGGTAGTACTGGTGATGGGGATGATTTCAATGACTATGAACTTGGTAATTTTTCTGAAGATGATAGAGTGATAAGTGCCACAGAAGAGGATTGTGATGATAATGAAGAGGATGGTGGTGAAGCTGATGATTTGGAAACTGGAAGTGAGGATGATAGTATACAAGAATATGATGAAGGAGCTGAAGATGAAGATAGTGATAATAGTACTGAAAATGTCTGTGATTTGAGTGACAGGGATGACGTAAGTGCTGATAACCATGAAAGTAGTGATGCTGATAATGATGATAGGGAAGAAGAGGACAAAGATGAAGAATCCACGGTTTTGGTTGAAGCTAGTGACAATCAGCTTGGAGTTAAAGTATCTAATGCACAGAAGAGGAAGTTTTCTGATTTTGATGGACAGCTGAATGTTGCCGATACAAGCCTTCGGGCTTTAAAGAGGTTAGCAGAAGCAAAGAGGCACCATTTGGCATCAGACAAATCAGATGGTATCCTTTCCAACGAGGACTTCCAAAGAATCAAAGAACTAAAG GCAAAGAAAGAAGCGAGGAGTGCGTTGACTCAACATGGATTATTAAGAAAGGGATCAGATGCCAATACAGCTTTTAAAGTTCCAAGTTCTGATCAGCTAAGTGTTATGAGGGTTGATCCTGCCAAACTTGAA GCCCACATAAAGAAGAAGCTAAGCAAGGAGGAAAGACTGGCATTGGTAAGAGCAGGAAGGGAAGAGAGAGGGAAGTACCAGGCTCGAACAGCTCTCAAACAAAAAAAG ACGGGTGGTTTGAGCAATCGGCAGAAGGAGCACAAGAAGGCCATGCCGATTGCTGCAAAGAGAATGAAGGTGGCAAGATCTCGgcaagataaaaagaaaaaacagaatCGTTCCGGCAAACAGTTTCGCGGGAAGAAAGGATGGAAATGA